From the Flavobacterium galactosidilyticum genome, one window contains:
- a CDS encoding carbon-nitrogen hydrolase yields the protein MPNKKYKIAVIQLNLNDIAENNLKKCLSWVRDAAKLGAEVISLPELYSSHYFCQSEDVDNFALAEPLYSTSFTAFSALAKELGVVIIVPFFEKRMAGIYHNSAYIIDTDGSEAGLYRKMHIPDDPHFYEKFYFTPGDLGFKTIPTKKGKIGTLICWDQWYPEAARLTALGGSEVLFYPTAIGWHPGEKEQYGENQYGAWMNVMKGHAVANGVYVAAANRIGLEQYLPDTDGIQFWGASFIAGPQGEILAQASHDKEEILIAEVDLDLQENVRQNWPFFRDRRIDAFGDITKRAID from the coding sequence ATGCCAAACAAGAAATACAAAATAGCAGTTATTCAACTAAATCTTAACGATATTGCCGAAAACAACCTAAAAAAATGTTTAAGTTGGGTTCGTGATGCTGCTAAACTTGGTGCCGAAGTGATTTCGCTACCAGAATTATATAGTAGTCATTACTTTTGCCAAAGCGAAGATGTAGATAATTTTGCATTAGCTGAGCCTTTATATAGTACTTCGTTTACTGCTTTTAGCGCTTTAGCAAAAGAGTTAGGCGTTGTAATAATCGTTCCTTTTTTCGAAAAGAGAATGGCAGGTATTTATCACAATAGTGCTTATATCATTGATACTGATGGCTCTGAAGCAGGTTTGTATCGTAAAATGCACATACCAGACGATCCTCATTTCTACGAGAAATTCTATTTTACTCCTGGTGATTTAGGTTTCAAAACTATTCCTACTAAAAAAGGAAAAATTGGAACATTGATTTGTTGGGATCAGTGGTATCCAGAAGCGGCTCGTTTGACTGCCTTAGGCGGTTCAGAAGTTTTATTTTATCCAACAGCTATTGGATGGCATCCAGGGGAAAAAGAGCAGTATGGCGAGAACCAATATGGCGCTTGGATGAATGTAATGAAAGGTCACGCTGTTGCAAATGGTGTATATGTAGCTGCAGCAAACAGAATAGGTTTAGAGCAATATTTACCTGATACAGATGGAATACAGTTTTGGGGAGCTTCATTTATTGCGGGACCACAAGGTGAAATTTTGGCGCAAGCCTCACATGATAAAGAAGAAATACTTATCGCAGAAGTTGATTTAGATTTACAAGAAAATGTACGTCAGAACTGGCCATTTTTTAGAGATAGAAGAATTGACGCTTTTGGTGACATTACAAAAAGAGCAATAGATTAA
- a CDS encoding VF530 family DNA-binding protein — MENSKSKDPLHGITLLKIVEQLVAHYGFDTLGELIKIKCFTDNPSVRSSLTFLRKTDWARKQVEDLYIKSLSKFTT; from the coding sequence ATGGAAAATTCAAAATCAAAAGATCCTCTTCACGGAATTACACTACTAAAAATAGTGGAGCAATTAGTCGCCCATTACGGATTTGACACGCTGGGAGAATTAATTAAGATCAAATGTTTTACCGATAATCCTAGTGTAAGATCTTCGTTAACCTTCCTGCGCAAAACAGATTGGGCCAGAAAGCAAGTGGAAGATTTGTACATTAAATCACTATCTAAATTTACGACGTAG
- a CDS encoding Gfo/Idh/MocA family protein, with translation MLKIGVLGAGHLGKIHLRLLQQSEKYELVGFYDPNQEHAEKVAKEFGYKHFSTIATLIHAVDVIDIVTPTLSHYKCAKVAIKSGKHVFIEKPISNTVEEADEIIALANEYNIKGQVGHVERFNPAFIATKNMIENPMFIETHRLAEFNPRGTDVPVVLDLMIHDIDAILSVVQSKVKNINASGVSVISDTPDIANARIEFENGCVANLTASRISMKNMRKSRFFQKDAYISVDFLEKKCEVVKMKDAPEVPGDFDMILQNAEGVKKQIYFSNPDVEQNNAILDELESFADAIINDTEPVVTLEQATEALRVAYQIIDCFKK, from the coding sequence ATGCTAAAAATTGGAGTATTAGGTGCTGGGCACTTAGGAAAAATACATTTGCGTTTACTACAACAATCTGAAAAATACGAATTAGTCGGTTTTTATGACCCAAATCAGGAGCATGCTGAAAAAGTTGCTAAAGAATTTGGCTATAAACATTTTAGTACAATCGCCACTCTTATACATGCAGTTGATGTTATTGATATTGTTACCCCTACTCTTTCTCACTACAAATGTGCTAAAGTTGCTATCAAATCTGGCAAGCATGTTTTTATAGAAAAACCAATTTCAAACACGGTAGAAGAAGCTGATGAAATCATTGCATTAGCAAACGAATATAACATTAAAGGTCAAGTGGGGCACGTAGAACGCTTCAATCCAGCATTTATAGCTACAAAAAACATGATCGAAAACCCCATGTTTATTGAAACTCATCGTCTGGCTGAATTCAATCCTCGTGGTACTGATGTACCGGTAGTGCTAGATTTGATGATTCATGATATTGATGCTATTTTAAGTGTTGTACAATCTAAAGTGAAAAATATTAACGCAAGTGGTGTGTCTGTTATTAGTGATACTCCAGATATTGCAAATGCTCGAATTGAATTTGAAAATGGTTGTGTAGCCAATTTGACAGCTAGTAGAATTTCGATGAAAAACATGCGTAAATCTCGTTTTTTCCAGAAAGATGCTTACATATCTGTTGATTTCCTCGAAAAGAAATGTGAAGTGGTAAAAATGAAAGATGCGCCGGAAGTTCCTGGTGATTTTGATATGATTTTACAAAATGCAGAAGGTGTAAAAAAGCAAATCTATTTCTCCAATCCAGATGTAGAACAAAACAATGCAATTCTTGACGAATTAGAATCTTTTGCAGATGCCATAATCAATGATACAGAACCTGTTGTAACATTAGAACAAGCAACTGAAGCACTAAGAGTGGCTTATCAAATTATTGATTGTTTTAAAAAATAA
- a CDS encoding phosphoglycerate mutase family protein: MKRYFLIIAFFVLQTIFGQNTTTTYYFIRHGEKVDNTKNPDLSETGFERAKTWEELFSKIKFDAIYSTDYKRTLQTVVPTAKSQKRSITKYDPKTINIESFKKENVGNKVLIVGHSNTIPNFVNAMVNQSIYPEIDDLTFGNLYIVTLIDDIVSHQLLKLR; encoded by the coding sequence ATGAAAAGATATTTCTTAATAATTGCATTTTTTGTTTTGCAAACTATTTTTGGACAAAACACAACAACAACTTATTATTTTATAAGGCATGGTGAGAAAGTAGATAATACTAAAAATCCTGATTTATCTGAAACTGGTTTTGAAAGAGCAAAAACTTGGGAAGAATTATTTTCCAAAATTAAATTTGATGCAATCTACTCTACTGATTATAAAAGAACACTCCAAACTGTTGTACCTACAGCTAAAAGCCAAAAACGTAGCATTACAAAATACGATCCTAAAACTATCAATATTGAATCTTTCAAAAAGGAAAATGTAGGTAATAAAGTTTTAATTGTAGGTCATAGTAACACAATCCCTAATTTTGTAAATGCAATGGTAAATCAAAGTATTTATCCTGAAATTGATGATTTAACTTTTGGAAATCTTTATATTGTGACGCTAATTGACGACATTGTCAGTCATCAATTATTAAAATTACGCTAG
- a CDS encoding protein-L-isoaspartate(D-aspartate) O-methyltransferase, translating into MKDTAKHQGLRNQLVNVLEQKGITDKSVLDAIKKVPRHLFLNSSFEDYAYQDKAFPIGAGQTISQPYTVAFQSQLLEVKKEHKILEIGTGSGYQTAVLCSMGAKVYSIERQNELFKKTSNLFPKLNIRPKHLSFGDGYKGLPNHAPFDSIIVTAGAPFIPQPLMAQLKVGGRLVIPLGEDVQIMTLLIRVNETQFEKHEFGEFRFVPLLEDKN; encoded by the coding sequence TTGAAAGATACAGCCAAACATCAAGGACTTCGCAATCAATTAGTAAACGTTTTAGAGCAAAAAGGAATTACTGATAAAAGTGTTTTGGATGCAATAAAAAAAGTACCAAGGCACTTGTTTTTGAATTCTAGTTTTGAAGATTACGCATATCAAGACAAAGCGTTTCCTATTGGAGCTGGTCAAACAATATCGCAACCTTACACCGTTGCCTTTCAGTCCCAATTATTAGAAGTAAAAAAAGAGCATAAAATATTAGAAATAGGAACTGGTTCTGGTTATCAAACGGCGGTTTTATGTAGTATGGGCGCTAAAGTCTATAGTATTGAGCGACAAAATGAATTGTTCAAGAAAACCTCGAATTTATTCCCAAAACTAAATATTCGTCCTAAACATCTTTCTTTTGGGGATGGTTATAAAGGATTGCCAAACCATGCTCCATTTGACAGTATCATTGTTACAGCGGGAGCTCCATTCATTCCGCAGCCATTGATGGCGCAGCTTAAAGTAGGAGGAAGACTCGTAATCCCTCTTGGTGAGGATGTTCAAATTATGACGTTACTTATTCGAGTTAATGAAACTCAATTTGAGAAACATGAATTTGGAGAGTTTCGATTCGTTCCCTTATTAGAAGATAAAAATTAA
- a CDS encoding M1 family metallopeptidase has product MKNIRFGVIIQLTLLMGITSTWAQQTQKNGSISPISNYDYHDAFAPFFYSKNGTATRSASGQPGAEYWQNRADYKLAAKLNESNNEIVGSGIITYTNNSPDKMSFVWMHLDQNLFKADSRGNAVVPVSGSRNGAQGQVFDGGHKIKSVKVISTNKGKSTETDSKFLITDTRMQVFLPQELKSKGGSVTIKIDFSYISPIEGSDRTGVLDTKNGKIFTIAQWYPRMCVYDDVRGWNTNPYLGASEFYLGYGDFDVSITAPSNHIVVSSGELLNPTAVYSAEEQKRLAQAKLSDKTVFIRTAEEVANMSKNTTNATKTWNFKIKNSRDVSWASSAAFILDGAKINLPSGKKSLALSAYPVESAGNDAWGRSTEYTKGSIENYSKRWLEYPYPVATNVAGNEGGMEYPGIVFCSWESKGADLWGVTDHEFGHIWFPMIVGSNERVFGWMDEGFNTFLNSVSSADFNNGEYKEPKADMHQRADYYTNPNLETIMSSPDNMKEANIGVLAYSKPSSGLIILREQVLGEERFDRALRTYIERWAYKHPTPDDFFRTIENVAGEDLSWFWRGWFQYNWRLDQGINSIKYVKNDPKQGVVISIENFEKMAMPVTLDVKTKSGKVTRVNLPVEVWQKNKAWSFKHDSTEEIESITIDPDRVLPDSNSANNTWTSDKGLIEKDVILDGYLGVYSTKMAPLKITFSEKRGALNVSIVGYPNFSVESIGNNTFESKQAGLKFEFNDSLNGFTMLTSEGQKVPFTKDK; this is encoded by the coding sequence ATGAAAAACATTCGCTTCGGAGTCATTATACAATTGACTTTATTAATGGGGATTACGTCTACATGGGCACAACAAACCCAAAAAAACGGATCAATCAGTCCTATTTCGAATTATGATTATCATGATGCTTTTGCACCATTTTTTTATTCGAAAAACGGAACAGCAACAAGATCTGCAAGTGGCCAGCCAGGTGCTGAATATTGGCAAAACAGAGCTGATTATAAATTGGCGGCAAAATTAAATGAATCGAATAATGAAATCGTAGGATCTGGAATAATTACTTACACTAATAATAGTCCGGATAAAATGTCATTCGTTTGGATGCATTTAGATCAAAATTTATTCAAAGCTGATTCTCGTGGAAATGCCGTTGTTCCAGTTTCAGGAAGTCGTAATGGAGCGCAAGGTCAAGTTTTTGACGGTGGTCATAAAATAAAATCAGTTAAGGTGATTAGTACTAACAAGGGAAAATCTACAGAAACTGATTCTAAGTTTCTTATTACTGATACCAGAATGCAAGTTTTTCTACCGCAAGAATTAAAATCTAAAGGTGGTTCTGTTACAATAAAAATCGATTTTTCATATATATCTCCTATCGAAGGTTCTGATAGAACCGGAGTTTTGGACACTAAAAACGGTAAAATATTTACTATTGCTCAGTGGTATCCTAGAATGTGCGTGTATGATGACGTTAGAGGCTGGAATACGAATCCATATTTAGGAGCTTCAGAGTTTTACTTAGGATACGGTGATTTTGATGTGAGCATTACTGCTCCTTCAAATCACATTGTAGTAAGTTCAGGGGAACTGTTAAACCCTACTGCAGTTTATTCTGCTGAAGAACAAAAGCGTTTAGCACAAGCAAAATTGAGTGATAAAACTGTTTTTATACGTACTGCTGAAGAGGTAGCTAATATGTCAAAAAACACTACTAACGCTACTAAAACTTGGAATTTTAAGATAAAAAACTCTCGCGATGTTTCGTGGGCATCTTCTGCAGCATTTATCTTAGATGGTGCTAAAATTAATTTACCAAGTGGTAAAAAGTCGTTAGCACTTTCAGCTTATCCAGTAGAAAGTGCAGGAAACGATGCATGGGGACGCTCGACAGAATATACAAAAGGCTCAATCGAAAATTATTCTAAAAGATGGTTGGAATATCCGTATCCAGTAGCTACAAATGTAGCAGGAAATGAAGGTGGAATGGAATACCCAGGTATCGTTTTTTGTAGTTGGGAATCTAAAGGAGCTGATTTATGGGGAGTTACTGATCATGAATTTGGTCATATCTGGTTTCCTATGATCGTAGGTTCAAATGAAAGAGTTTTTGGATGGATGGATGAAGGGTTTAATACTTTTTTAAATTCTGTGAGTTCAGCTGATTTTAATAATGGTGAATACAAAGAGCCAAAGGCTGATATGCATCAAAGAGCGGATTACTATACAAATCCGAATCTTGAAACCATAATGAGTTCTCCTGACAATATGAAAGAAGCTAATATTGGAGTTTTAGCGTATTCAAAACCAAGCTCAGGATTGATTATTTTGCGTGAGCAAGTACTAGGTGAAGAGCGTTTTGATCGTGCTTTACGTACTTATATAGAGCGTTGGGCATATAAACATCCTACTCCAGATGATTTCTTCAGAACTATCGAGAATGTGGCTGGAGAAGATTTAAGTTGGTTTTGGAGAGGTTGGTTTCAATACAACTGGCGTTTAGATCAAGGAATCAATAGTATTAAATACGTGAAAAATGATCCAAAACAAGGAGTTGTAATTTCAATTGAAAACTTCGAGAAAATGGCAATGCCGGTTACTTTAGATGTAAAAACCAAAAGCGGAAAAGTAACTCGTGTCAATTTACCAGTGGAAGTTTGGCAAAAAAATAAAGCTTGGTCTTTCAAACATGATTCTACCGAAGAAATTGAAAGCATCACTATCGATCCAGATCGCGTTCTTCCAGATAGCAATTCAGCTAATAATACATGGACGTCAGATAAAGGATTAATTGAGAAAGATGTAATTCTTGATGGTTATTTGGGAGTTTATTCAACTAAAATGGCGCCATTAAAAATTACTTTTTCTGAGAAAAGAGGAGCATTAAATGTTTCAATAGTTGGTTATCCTAACTTTTCAGTTGAATCGATTGGGAACAACACTTTCGAATCGAAACAAGCGGGTCTAAAATTTGAATTTAATGACAGTTTGAATGGATTTACTATGTTGACTTCTGAAGGGCAAAAAGTACCATTTACTAAAGATAAATAG
- a CDS encoding DUF3575 domain-containing protein: MKKIFLLSLLLISALCTSQTYVKVNALTTLLTVPNVAIETSIGHKSTFQFDILGSPWKSVNGKPREFYTFIPEYRYHFQEKYNGFYAGAHIGLTLYNFQKWNYLNTDLYEKGLGYVVGATIGYQKKINDRFMLDCFLGAGNHQGFYHGYNISTGERYEKAKNWNKSGEWIPYRGGVMISYKIN, encoded by the coding sequence ATGAAAAAAATATTTTTACTCTCTCTCCTTCTAATTAGTGCTCTTTGTACTAGTCAAACGTACGTAAAAGTAAATGCATTGACTACTTTACTAACAGTTCCAAATGTAGCTATTGAAACTAGTATTGGACATAAATCAACTTTTCAATTTGACATCTTGGGTTCTCCTTGGAAATCTGTGAATGGAAAACCAAGAGAATTTTACACGTTTATACCTGAATATCGCTATCATTTTCAAGAAAAATATAATGGCTTTTACGCGGGCGCGCACATCGGTTTAACTTTATACAATTTCCAAAAATGGAATTATCTGAATACAGATCTTTATGAAAAAGGTTTAGGATACGTAGTAGGAGCTACTATTGGATATCAGAAAAAAATTAATGATCGTTTTATGCTAGACTGCTTTTTAGGTGCTGGAAATCATCAAGGGTTTTATCATGGATACAACATTAGCACTGGCGAACGCTATGAAAAAGCAAAAAATTGGAATAAAAGCGGCGAATGGATACCATACCGCGGCGGCGTAATGATTTCTTACAAGATCAACTAG
- a CDS encoding Fic family protein — MKTLLKNGRDQKGLKTREVAQLLGIDQALISKFESGARKPTREQVIKLASLLEIDLETMMVAWLKEKILYEIGQDEFALKALLVAEQEIRYQRKSTTKTLSEALQKILAEIDVLKTKLDTFRQYESTSITQALELEYTFESNRFEGNTLTLRETDLVINEGVTISGKSMREHLEAINHQEAIAFIKDLAQKNTPLDEREVLSIHNLILRGIHPQNAGRYRKVQVILKGSTYMPPQPHMVAKEMEDFFIWYETNKNKIHPIVLAAEMHERLVTIHPFIDGNGRTSQLVMNLILLQNGYIIANIKGDYENRMQYYQSLETAQTKNNKEDFIIFIAQTEKESLEHYIEIIGQ; from the coding sequence ATGAAAACACTTCTTAAAAATGGCAGAGACCAAAAAGGTCTCAAAACCAGAGAAGTGGCGCAACTTTTAGGTATTGACCAAGCTTTGATAAGTAAATTTGAAAGTGGCGCTAGAAAACCTACACGAGAACAAGTTATCAAACTAGCTTCATTGTTAGAAATAGATTTAGAAACAATGATGGTCGCTTGGCTTAAAGAAAAAATTCTTTATGAAATTGGTCAAGATGAATTTGCATTAAAAGCTTTATTAGTTGCCGAACAAGAAATTCGATACCAAAGGAAGTCAACTACTAAAACATTATCCGAAGCATTACAGAAAATTTTGGCCGAAATAGATGTTTTAAAAACAAAACTAGATACATTTCGTCAGTATGAAAGCACTAGCATTACTCAAGCATTAGAACTAGAATATACTTTTGAAAGCAATCGTTTTGAAGGAAACACGCTGACGCTTCGTGAAACGGATTTGGTTATCAATGAAGGTGTAACGATTTCTGGAAAAAGCATGCGAGAACATCTGGAAGCAATTAATCATCAAGAAGCTATAGCTTTTATCAAAGATTTGGCTCAAAAAAACACGCCACTAGATGAGCGCGAAGTTTTATCGATTCATAATTTAATATTGAGAGGGATTCATCCTCAAAATGCCGGACGCTATCGAAAAGTGCAAGTGATTTTAAAAGGAAGTACCTACATGCCGCCACAACCTCATATGGTTGCTAAGGAAATGGAAGATTTTTTTATTTGGTATGAAACAAACAAAAATAAAATTCATCCTATTGTTTTAGCTGCTGAAATGCACGAGCGTTTAGTTACAATTCATCCATTTATTGATGGAAACGGACGAACTTCTCAATTAGTGATGAATTTGATTTTATTGCAAAATGGCTACATAATTGCTAATATCAAAGGTGATTATGAAAATAGAATGCAGTACTATCAATCACTTGAAACTGCACAAACCAAAAACAACAAAGAAGATTTTATTATTTTTATAGCGCAAACAGAAAAAGAAAGTTTAGAGCATTACATTGAGATTATTGGACAATAA
- a CDS encoding agmatine deiminase family protein — MSTNNRRFPAEWEKQQGILLCFPHNGNDWPGKYEAVKWAFVEFIKKVATFEEVFLMVADENQKEKVSVMLETAHVDLSKVSYIIQKTNRSWMRDSGPIIVKNGEHREALNFNFNGWAKYKNIQLDKHVPTKVGEFLNIPVTQVIYKGKPVIVEGGAIDTNGRGTLLTSEECLMHPDIQVRNPNFSKEDYEAVFKEYLGITNVIWLGDGVEGDDTHGHIDDLCRFVNEDTIVTIVETDPQDHNYKPLQDNLKRLQNAKLENGKSPVIVALPMPKRLDFEGLRLPASYANFLILNNSVLVPTFNDSNDRVALNIISECFPDREIIGISCTDFIWGFGTLHCLSQQIPE, encoded by the coding sequence ATGAGTACAAATAACAGAAGATTTCCTGCAGAATGGGAAAAGCAACAAGGGATTTTACTTTGTTTTCCACATAATGGCAATGATTGGCCAGGTAAATACGAAGCCGTTAAATGGGCTTTCGTAGAATTCATTAAAAAAGTAGCTACTTTCGAGGAAGTGTTTTTAATGGTAGCTGATGAGAATCAAAAGGAGAAAGTTAGCGTAATGCTCGAAACTGCTCATGTAGATCTAAGCAAAGTTTCCTATATCATTCAAAAAACGAATAGAAGTTGGATGCGTGATTCTGGTCCTATTATCGTTAAAAACGGAGAGCATAGAGAAGCATTAAACTTTAATTTTAATGGTTGGGCAAAGTACAAAAACATTCAATTAGACAAACATGTTCCCACTAAAGTAGGCGAGTTTCTAAATATTCCTGTTACGCAAGTAATTTATAAAGGGAAACCAGTAATTGTTGAAGGCGGTGCGATTGATACCAATGGTAGAGGTACTTTATTGACTTCAGAAGAGTGTTTGATGCATCCTGATATACAAGTTAGGAATCCAAATTTCAGCAAAGAAGATTACGAAGCAGTCTTCAAAGAATATCTTGGAATCACAAATGTTATTTGGCTAGGTGACGGCGTTGAAGGCGATGATACACACGGACATATTGATGATTTATGCCGTTTTGTAAACGAAGATACCATTGTTACTATTGTAGAAACTGATCCACAAGATCATAACTACAAACCTTTGCAAGACAACTTAAAAAGGTTACAAAATGCTAAATTAGAAAATGGTAAATCACCTGTAATTGTGGCTTTACCAATGCCAAAACGTTTGGATTTTGAAGGATTGAGATTACCGGCTAGTTATGCTAATTTCTTGATTTTAAACAATTCAGTGTTGGTTCCTACTTTCAACGATTCAAATGATCGAGTAGCTTTAAATATAATTTCAGAATGTTTCCCTGATCGAGAAATCATAGGGATTAGTTGTACTGATTTTATTTGGGGTTTTGGCACATTACACTGTTTAAGCCAGCAAATTCCTGAATAA
- a CDS encoding GNAT family N-acetyltransferase, with the protein MLAVNFHPFHNLETERLLLRRVNNNDCKEILSLRSNPETMKYIPRPLLKNEEDALAHILMIETKIQNNEGINWAITLKGNPKLIGVIGHYRIQLENYRAEIGYMILPEFNGLGIVTEAVKEVVKYGFEIMKLHSIEAVIDPDNEASACVLKKNGFVKEAHLKENEFHDGRFYDSVIYSLLNKE; encoded by the coding sequence ATGTTAGCTGTAAATTTCCATCCCTTTCACAATTTAGAAACTGAACGTTTGCTTTTAAGAAGAGTAAATAATAATGATTGTAAAGAAATTTTATCCTTGAGATCTAATCCTGAAACGATGAAATACATTCCAAGACCATTACTAAAAAATGAGGAGGATGCTTTAGCTCACATCTTGATGATTGAGACTAAAATTCAAAATAATGAAGGTATTAATTGGGCAATTACTTTAAAAGGAAATCCAAAACTTATTGGAGTAATTGGTCACTATAGAATCCAACTAGAAAATTATCGTGCCGAAATTGGATATATGATTCTTCCTGAATTCAATGGTCTAGGTATTGTCACAGAGGCGGTAAAAGAAGTAGTGAAATACGGTTTTGAAATAATGAAACTACATTCAATTGAGGCAGTTATCGATCCTGATAATGAAGCTTCTGCTTGTGTGCTAAAAAAGAATGGCTTCGTTAAAGAAGCACATTTAAAAGAAAACGAATTTCATGATGGACGTTTTTACGATAGTGTTATTTATTCGCTTTTAAATAAGGAATAA
- a CDS encoding aldose 1-epimerase family protein — MKTSIKNSILTAEIKSLGAELCSLKDNDNKEYIWEGNTDIWGKHSPILFPIVGTLKNDTYHYNHIDFHLSRHGFARDMEFKLVEKQENCAVFSLHSSTESRKSYPFEFELQIIYTLNDISLTIEYKVINISGVTLPFSIGGHPAFALPNQFENYSLEFEKQESLNYYLLANNLISHETKSLELKDKKVSLNYELFKNDALILKTLESNSLTILENNKPFLKVSFEDFPNLGIWTKINAPFLCIEPWFGYSDTTQSSGDLFKKEGIIVLEPEQTFKSQYQITIL, encoded by the coding sequence TTGAAGACTTCAATTAAAAATTCAATTCTTACCGCTGAAATTAAAAGTTTAGGTGCCGAGTTATGTTCCTTAAAGGACAATGATAATAAAGAATATATCTGGGAAGGTAATACTGATATTTGGGGTAAACACTCCCCTATTTTATTCCCTATTGTGGGAACCTTAAAAAATGATACATATCATTATAATCATATTGATTTTCATTTATCGAGGCATGGTTTTGCAAGAGATATGGAGTTCAAATTAGTAGAAAAACAGGAGAATTGTGCTGTTTTTTCATTACACTCTTCTACCGAATCACGAAAATCATATCCTTTTGAGTTTGAACTTCAAATCATTTACACTTTAAATGACATTAGTTTAACTATTGAATATAAAGTAATTAACATCAGTGGAGTGACTTTACCATTTTCAATTGGTGGACATCCTGCTTTTGCTTTACCAAATCAATTTGAAAACTATTCGCTTGAGTTTGAAAAACAAGAATCTTTAAACTATTACCTTTTAGCAAATAATTTAATTTCGCACGAAACAAAATCATTAGAGTTAAAAGATAAAAAAGTCTCTTTGAATTATGAATTATTCAAAAATGACGCTTTGATTTTAAAGACTTTAGAATCCAATTCCTTAACTATTTTAGAAAATAACAAACCATTTTTGAAAGTGAGTTTTGAAGATTTCCCCAACTTAGGTATTTGGACAAAAATCAATGCTCCTTTTCTTTGTATCGAACCTTGGTTTGGATATTCTGATACCACCCAAAGTTCTGGAGATCTATTTAAAAAAGAAGGCATTATAGTTTTAGAACCAGAACAAACCTTCAAATCGCAATACCAAATTACAATCTTATAA
- the smpB gene encoding SsrA-binding protein SmpB, translated as MLKTINIFNKRAKFDYEIIETFTAGIVLAGTEIKSIRLGKANITESFCEFSNNELFAINTYIEEYTFGNQFNHKARSERKLLLNKKELKGLLKSVQAKGLTIVPLKLFTNEKGLAKLQIGLCKGKKTYDKRESLKEQDTKRDLDRIKKSF; from the coding sequence ATGCTAAAAACAATAAATATATTCAATAAAAGAGCCAAATTCGACTATGAAATAATCGAAACATTTACTGCTGGAATAGTTTTAGCCGGCACCGAAATAAAATCGATTCGATTAGGAAAAGCTAATATCACGGAGAGTTTCTGTGAATTTAGTAATAATGAACTCTTTGCTATCAATACTTATATTGAGGAATATACTTTTGGTAATCAATTCAACCATAAAGCCAGAAGCGAACGTAAATTACTTTTAAATAAAAAAGAATTAAAAGGTTTACTCAAAAGTGTACAAGCAAAAGGATTGACGATAGTTCCTTTAAAATTGTTTACTAATGAAAAAGGACTAGCAAAACTACAAATTGGGCTTTGTAAAGGAAAGAAAACGTATGACAAACGTGAATCTTTGAAAGAACAAGACACTAAAAGAGATCTTGATAGAATAAAAAAATCATTTTAA